The region CAAAAAATGGATGAAGGGCTACCTTTAAACCCTCGTTGTTCTTTTTTAATTTTATAGAAGGAATATATGACAGAATATTCACCCGATTAAGTCGGGTAGCTAATCAAGATGATTGACTTTCAGAAATGGTTTTAATGCAACGCTAGTGATTTAGGATAAGCGTAGCACAATGTAAAAGGAAAATCGATGGCGGGCCATGCGCATGTGATTTTGATCGCCATCAATATTGTGTGAGCAGGGGGTATCGACCATATTGGGGGGATTTCAACTGTGATGGCAGGAGTATCAACCGAACGGATGGATGTATCGACCACTTCACAAAAATTATCAACCATTTAGGCTCCGATATCGGCCACTATCAAAAGATTTATCAATTGGAGAGTAATCTCGACTGAACGATAGGATGAATTGATTGACCTGAAAATGCTCCACCACCATTAATAAGCCATCACAACTTTTCACGTTATGATGGCAATGTGATTTACGTATAAAATGAATTAAAATCCGGTTAAAATAGACCTTTTACATATAAACGGTGGTCTGCCAAAGCCTTTATGTTGTAATGGGCATTTTTGTCTCATAGCAAAAAAATTACCAAAAAAACCCTGGATAATACGGGTAATATCCATAGCCACCGAAACCGCCGTAACCACCATAATGCGGAAATAATAGATAACTTGTCAGCAGCCCACCTGCCAAACCGCCAAGGAAAGGTCCAAATCCATATCTGACAGGTACTGGTCCGCCAATATCACTCCCAAAACCAGGATATCCGTTAAAACCCACTCCGTACCCTTGAACCGGCTCTTGCATTTCCTCTTGTGAATTTCTTTGTTGTTCTGGCACTGCAGTTGACAAATTCTCTTCATAATTAGGCATTGCGGCTTGCTGATTCCATTCGTTATTCATTCTTTTCCCTCACTTCAAAATGTAGTATATGATATCCTTATGCATTTGCCTAATGAAGGTGTTGGGCGTTTTCACCAGAAGTAGGTAATTACAAGTTATTACATCAAATCAAATTTTCAAAAAATAGTGTTTGGTGTTAACATCAGCTTTGTGGTATCATATATCTAACAGATACATATCATATAGATAGGATGATCCTTTTGAAAGAATACAATCATACTACCTACGCAATACTTGGGATTTTGACAACTACATGCAAATCCGGCTATGCAATTAAACAATTCATTGACCAAAGTTTAAACCACTTTTGGAAAATTAGTTACGGGCAAATTTATCCAACCCTAAAATTTATTGAAGAAGAGGGATTGGCTACAGTAAAAACAGCTACACAGGAAGGAAAGCCTGATCGAAAGGAGTATTTCTTGACACAAAAAGGAAAAACAACCTTAAAAGAATGGCTCAAACAACCGATTGAACAAATACCTGTGGAGCGAAATGAATTGTTATTGAAATTATTTTTTGGACGTCATCAATCCACAGCAAATACGCTAAATCAACTGAACGATTACCAGCAAAAATTGAAAATAACTTATCAAACTTACACAAACATAGAACAAATGATTACGACAAATAAACATGATCAAAAAGATGCAACCTATTGGCTATTTACCTTAGATTATGGAAAAAGGGTAACACAGGCAGCGATTGAATGGTGCGAGGCGACTACCGAACAGATTAAAAAGGTAAAAGATGCTTCGTATTCGAAGTAAGTGAATTATCATATCTGGGTGTCATGATGGATCCATCAAATGGGAGGAATAAAATCATGAGAAAGTCAATTTACACTGGCCGTTACATTACCGACAATGACAGCGATCTTGTTGTATTTCTAATCGGCATGCGAATGAACAAACGATTTGCAGTACACAAATGGCTACCAGTTTTCAAGGCAATGCGAGGCATGATTAAAGAGCTGTACATGAACAAGGAGGAGTTAGGTTTTTTATCCATGGAAAATTACTTTGGACTACGAACAACTCTCATGATTCAATACTGGCAGTCGACTGAGGATTTACTTGCCTATGCCAAAGGGGAAAAACATTTGGCTGCATGGAAAAACTTCAATCAACAAGTCGACAACAATGAGGCTGTTGGCATTTACCATGAAACTTATCCAGTTGATAAAGGCAAGTACGAAACACTTTATCGGAATATGCCACAACACGGGCTAGGAAAAGCGATAAAGCATATCCCAATTACTCCGGAAACCATTTCAGCCAGAAAGCGGCTGCATCGTGATATAAAACATTCCGGAGCAAACTGAGAGTCCTTGAATTTACACATAGAGGACAGGCCTTGTTGCAACAATCAAGAAATGTTTCCCTGTTCAATAATCTCAACAAATTTGGTCGAAGCAGTTGATAATGGTACGCTTTTTAAATAGCATACACCAATACTTCTTTTCGGAATCCCGTCGATTAGCTGTACTTCATGGACCAGTCCTTTATCCAAATACGTTTTAGAGAATTCTTTAGTGACACAGGCAATTCCCAGATTAATTTTGGCGAACTCCAAAAGCAAATCATGGGAGCCCAATTCAAATTCCGGAGAGATCTTGATGCCCTTGGATAGCAAATAATTTTCCACATACACCCTTGAATTGGACTTTGGCTCAAGGAAAATCAAGGGCTGTTCCACCAGTTCCTGCAAACGAATTGGTGCAGACAGCTGCTGCCTGAATCTATTTCCGTAAACAAAAATATCCTGTATTTCAAGAAATGGCTGCATCTCCAAGTTGGGATCATCAACCGGGAAATTACAAATAGCTATATCAACGGATCCTGTCTTTAACATGGAAATCGCTTCAGCTGTAGTACCGTTGACAATTTTAAATTTGATATTAGGATAATCATTATGGAAAACTTCTAAATAGGGAAGTAAAAAATATCTGGATATCGTATCGCTAACGCCAATCTTTAACTCCCCAGTTGTTAAATGTTTGAACGCAAGTATTTTTTCTTCACCTGTATCAAGCAAGTTTAGTGCAGCGTGGACATATTTAAATAAGTGCTTGCCTTCATTTGTGAGCGTTACCCCTTTTGGTGTTCGATTAAAAAGTCGTGTATCGAGTTCACTCTCCAATTGCCGAATTGCCTGACTAACAGCCGGCTGGGTTAGATAAAGATCCTCCGCTGCCTTGGAGAAGCTCCTGTTTTTCGCAACAACCCCAAAGATTTTATATAAATCCAATTTACCTTTCATATAAACAGTCCTTATATTTGGTATAATATTTATTCATTTTACTTATACCACTTCTTCAGTGTATATTACAAGTAGGAACTATGGATATTAACCTTAATAGCAACAAGGAGAGATTATTTTGGAACGAGTAGTTGGAACCGTATCACGTGGCCTTCGCTGCCCAATCATCAATCAAGGTGACAATATTGATGAAATTGTTGTCGACAGTGTATTGAATGCAGCAGAAGTAGAAGGATTTACTATTCAGGATAAAGATATCATATCAATAACCGAATCCGTTGTTGCCCGTTCACAGGGAAATTACGCAACAATTGACGATATCGCAACAGATGTACAAGCGAAGTTCGGTGATCACACAATCGGCGTCATTTTTCCAATCTTAAGCCGAAACCGCTTTGCCATTTGTCTTCGTGGTATTGCCAAAGGTGCTAAGAAAATTGTTCTTATGCTAAGTTATCCATCAGATGAAGTTGGTAATCATTTGGTAGATATCGATGCACTAGATGAAAAAGGTATCAATCCCTGGACTGATGTGCTAACCGAGCAACAATTCCGTGATTATTTTGGATATATGAAGCATACCTTTACCGGTGTCGACTACATTGAATATTATAAATCGTTAATTGAAGCATACGGTGTCGAATGTGAGGTTATCTTCTCCAATAATCCGAAAACAATTTTGGATCACACCAAACATGTCCTCACTTGTGATATCCATACACGCGAGCGGACAAAAAGAATCCTGAAAGCCAATGGTGGTGAAACGATTTATAGCCTGGATAATATATTAGCAACATCTGTTAACGGCAGTGGCTACAATGACGAATACGGTCTGCTTGGCTCCAATAAATCGACTGAGGAAAAGGTTAAGTTGTTTCCACGTAATTGCCAGCCAGTCGTTGACAACATCCAGCACATGTTGAAAGAACGTACTGGCAAAGATGTCGAGGTTATGATTTATGGGGATGGCGCGTTCAAAGATCCAGTCGGTAAAATATGGGAGCTTGCTGACCCTGTTGTATCACCCGCATATACAAAAGGACTGGACGGCACACCAAATGAAATTAAATTAAAATACCTTGCAGATAACAATTTTTCTGATTTAAAAGGTGAGGAACTGCAACAAGCCATTACCAAGTATATTGATGAAAAAGATGAAGATGCTGACCTGGTCGGAGCTATGGAAGCACAAGGAACAACACCACGAAAACTTACCGATCTGATTGGCTCGCTATCTGATTTGACCTCCGGCAGTGGAGACAAAGGGACACCGATCGTTTATATACAGGGATATTTTGATAATTATACGAAATAAGTTTATGTACGGGATGCCTGAGGAGGGCATCTCTTTTTTGTATGGTTTGTTCGATCAACTTTCGGTCTAGCTCGATCAACTATTGGCTGTGTTTGATCAACTTTAAATGCTGTTTGCTTTTTCTGTGTGAGATTCTATCTTGTTTGGGTGCTGTCCTTTACCGTTGGGACGATGCCCTCTCCCGTTCTTTTCCCTACCTGCTATACTGCTATACTTTATTTAAAATACTCCATTACAAATTCCTTAAACTGGAGCGCGGCTGACGATAAATAACCACCATCCAGCCAGGCAATGCCAATAACCCGCTCACTTTTAGGCCAACGGATATGCAGGCGGGCGACTTTGGCTGGATCCAGTCCCGTTACATCCGGAATCAATGAAACGCCAAGTCCGGCACCGACCAATCCAGCTAACGTATGGATTTCTTCGCCTTCAAACAATATTTTTGGATGTATCCCTGCTTCTTCGCATAACTGATCCATAATTTGCCGCAGTGAATTTCCCTCTTTAATAGCAATAAAATCTTCGTCGGCGATTTCCTCCAGTGTGATACTTTCGCAACCAGCCAACCGGTGATCGGCTGGCACAATCACGAACAATTCATCGTTCCATAGTTTTTGCCAATTGACCTTAATGTTGGTTTCAATGGGAGTAGTCAGACACAGGTCGAATTCTCCGGACTCTAACTGCCGTACAAGTGCCGCAGAATTATTTTGGTTAAACTGAAAGCGCAATTTTGGATATTGTTTGCGAAAGGCACCAATTAAATTGGGGATTTTCTCCACACCGAGTGTATGGAGAAATCCCAACGATATCTCCCCGTATTCCGGATCAATCAAATCACGAATTTCCTGTTTGCCATCCTGATATTCTTTCAAAATGCGATTGGCCCGCTTTAAAAACAATTCGCCGTACCGATTTAACAGGATGGAGCGCCCTTTTCGTTTAAACAACGGAACGCCTAACTCCTCTTCCAAACGAGCAATCGACCTGCTCAATGCTGGCTGGGAAATGGATAAGATCCCTACCGCCCTGGTAATATGCTGAACACGGGCAACTGTTTGAAAATATTCGATTTGCTGCCATTCCATTGACGACTCCTCCAATCATGACTAAAATGCATTGAATCTATGAAAATAATGCATTATACTTTTATTTTATTAGCCATTATAATAATACATATTGGATATCATTTAAAGAGGATGTTCAAAAAGTCTGGTAAAAATGACGTGCCCCTTCAAAAGGGGTATGCTGACGCCTGAGCGCAAGCCCGTTTTTAGTCGGCCTTCCTTTGAAGCTCGTTGGCATGCTTTTCCGCTCCTCATGTACCTTTTTGTACACTCCGGTGCTCAAAGCTACGCCGTCTTGAACTTCTTGGTCCTTTTTCCTCCTTTTTGAACTCTCATTTAAAGGATGGTTAAATGCGATTTGCGGTTTCCGCGGAATCAAATTTGCCATTTTTTTAATTCATCTTTGGAGTGAGCACGTATGAACTATGTAAAAAAAGGAACGACTGACTTTCGCAAAGTAAATATTGCCCTGTTCATTGGCGGCTTTATTACTTTTGCAAACTTGTATGTGGTTCAACCATTATTACCGGCGTTTTCCGAGCAATTTGATGCCTCTCCGACAATGGTGAGCCTGACTTTATCATTAACAACTGCTTTTTTGGCAATCGCCATGTTGTTGGTAGGTTCATTATCAGAGTCGTGGGGACGCAAAGGAATTATGGGGATCTCTGTGTTTGCTGTCTCCGTTGTGGCGGTCATCATTGCATTTGTGCCTAGTTTTCAAACGCTATTGCTACTAAGGGTATTGCAAGGGATTGTTTTTGCCGGTTTGCCATCCATTGCTATGGCTTATCTTGGTGAAGAAATTGATCCATCCAGCCTGGGAGTCGCAATGGGAATATATATTAGCGGAAACACGATTGGCGGACTAAGCGGGCGAATCATCACCGGCTCGATTGCGGATATGTTTGATTGGCGTATCGCGCTTATTGCTATTGGTGTCTTGAGTTTAGTTGCCAGCATTATTTTTTGGTGGGCTTTGCCAAAATCAAAACATTTTCAGCCACGTAAACTGGATCTGGGCAAACTCGCCAAATCAATGGGAAGTCATTTAAAAGATCCAGCCATGCTATGCTTGTATGGATTAGGATTTTTATTAATGGGCGGCTTTGTGACGATGTATAACTACGTGGAATTCCAATTGATCGCCCCGCCATATTCATTAAGTCAAACGTTGGTGGGCTGGATTTTTATCGTTTACCTTGTTGGGACATTCAGTTCAACCTGGTTTGGTAATTTAGCCATCAAATACGGCCGGCGGAACATGTTATTAATCGCGCTTTGTATTACGCTAATCGGTGCCTTAATCACATTGAATGCCAACCTGGTGATTAAAATCATCGGAATTGCCTTATTCACATTCGGCTTCTTTGCCGGACATTCCATCGCCAGTGGCTGGGTCGGTGCGATGGCTACGCATGACAAGGCACAAGCATCGTCACTTTATTTATTTTTCTATTATTGTGGTTCAAGTGTTGGTGGAACCGCCGGTGGATTATTTTGGAGCAGTTTCGGCTGGGGCGGTGTTGTCAGTATGATTGTTGCTTTTCTTGTCGTGACCTTCGTCCTGTTAGCTATCCTCTCTAAAGTTGCTGTATTTAAGAAAAGACAGGTGCAGGTTGCCAATTAATCATAACAGGCTTGGAAGTCCAAGCTTGTTTTTTATCTGAATCAATTTTCCAGTTCTGTTCATTTGATTCATCATGTTATTAGCCGTATGATGATACAGTGATCATTTTACACACCATGTTGTGAGAGGATTGACTTACGTTGAAACTTATTTTTTCGTCCCTGCAATGGGCATTATTTATATTAACAAGCAGTGTTGTTATTCCAGTAGCAATTGCTGCCGATTACGGGCTTGATTCAATAGAAACGATTGAATTCGTCCAACGAACATTATTTGCGCTTGGATTGGCAGGACTTTTGCAGACATTCTTCGGACACCACCTGCCAGTTCAGGAAGGGCCAGCCGGTCTTTGGTGGGGAGTTTTTTCTTTATATGCCGGATTAGGAACCGTGCTGTTTGGATCCCATATGGAAACATTACGGGTGTTGCAGTATGCTTTTTTATTAAGTGGTGTTATTTTTATTCTTTTAAGTGTGTTTGGGCTGGTTGAGAAGCTGGCACGACTGTTCACCCCTGCTGTTACCGGCATCTATTTGATCCTGATGGTGATCCAGCTAAGCAGTTCCTTTGTACAAGGGATGTTCGGGCTGGAGAATCCCGACGATACCGTTCATACGAATGTGCTTATGCTTTCAGTTTTAATCATTATATTATCCTATCTATTTATGAAAATCCCTAAAATTGGCCACTACACAGTACTATTTAGTATTGTTTTCGGCTGGCTGCTATTTTCATTGTTTGGACTATCTGAACCCGTCACCAAGGTTAATACATTGATAAACTTACCGAAAATCTTTGCATTCGGTTCACCGCGAATTGAGCCCAACATGATTATTATGGTTATCTTTATAACATTATTGTTACTTGCCAATATGCTTGCTACGGTCCGTGTCGTTCAACAGGTACTGAAGCGTCATCATGTCCAGTTTGAGGAAAATCGTTTGAAACAATCTGGCATTATATCAGGAGTTAACCAATTACTAGGCGGATTGTTCTCAGCAATCGGAGCTGTCCCTATTTCCGGTTCGGCAGGATTTATTGCCACCACGAAAATAACCAGCAAGCTACCCTTTATCATTGGATCCTTGATCATCGTTGGTATTAGCCTGTTTCCACCATTTACAGCATTTGTAGCTGCCATTCCCAAAGCTGTTGGTTATGCCGCAATATTTCCGATTTTTGCCAGCATCATTGGTTTAGCCTTACAGGAATTTGAGGCTGCCGAAAATAAACGGATCTTGTTTCAAGTTGCTGGTATTTCACTATTTGCCGGAATTGGTACGATGTTTATCCCTTCCGACGCATTTTCTACCATGCCGCCAACGCTTGTGTCGATATTGAGTAATGGGTTGGTATTTGGCGCCCTCGTCGCTATTGTTACTGAGGCAATATTGACGAGAAAGGCGAAGGGGGATAAAAGAAAAATCCACTTAGAGAATAAAGAGAAAGAAGCCTAAATCTGGTCTCAACTCTAATGAGGAATTAAATCTTCTTTCCGATTCGCGCAAGAAATCATCGAAGTCTTGTAAAATTACGCTTTTCTTTTGAAAAATGCCAAGTACCGATACATATCTTGTTTCGGCCCTTGGCATTCTTTCACCCAACTAGCGCAATGATACCTTCCTGATCATCGAGCTCGAGTTTTATTTCAGCGGATGGGTTCTCACCCATAAATTCCTCCAGCCACATTTGTAATGCTTCCATGATATTGCCCGTGACAAGCACCTGCTGTCTATTTAACCAGTAAACTTCTGCGGAAAAACCGGTGTCATCATCATATATTAATTCTGCTTCCACCTGTTCTGGTTTTATTTCTTTCTTACGTGCGGTATATATACAGAGGGCATTGATAATATCTTGTTCCGAAATAATTAACTTCTCCATGGATTCGTGTCTTCTCTCTTTTTACGCTTAAACAATGAAACAATTTTGCTGATGATAGCAATCAATACAATCAATGCCAAAATATTGATGATAAAACCCATCATCGCACCAAAAATACCGAGGTGACCCAACAGACCACCGAACAGTAGGCCAGCCAGTCCACCAAGCATCAAGCCTTTCATCAGCCCGCCTGACATGAACCTGTTCTTTTTATTTGGGTTAGCATAAGAACGATTGTTTTGATAAGAATTCTGTTTTTTATTTTGGAAGTGAGAAGGATTATTTTTGTTGTTAAAATTAAATCCCTTTATTCCTGATTTATAACCTCTTGCATCAACAGTCGTAGGTTGATCGTGAAAAATATAAGTACCAATTGGCCCAAAAATGAGTGTTGCTGTAATCAATGCTGTTATTATCTTTTTCAACTTATCTCTCTCCTCTTCAATCATTCTCCTTATTAAATATCATACTATAGTTCATTGTGATTTGCATTGAAATCATTCTTTCTTTAAATGTTAAATAAAGCCCGTTAATGCGTGACGAAACTGTAACATCTCAACAAAATCCTAATAAAATATTCTGAAACGTATAGGCGTTTGATCATATTTCACAAAATCGTTAGGGAGTGTGTTTATGCCAGCCATTAATGGACATGAATATATTGACCGAATCAACCACTTGCAAACGTATGTATGGGTGGATGGCGATCCTGTTACAGGAAAAATTTCCGAACACCCGGCATTTAAAGGAATTATGAAAAGTCAGGCAGCATTGTACGATCTGCAACAAGATGAATCGTTAAAAGATATCATGACATATCTTTCCCCGTCAACGGAACAAAAAGTTGGGATGTCCTATTTACAACCAAAGACAAAAGAGGATCTGGTAAAAAGACGAAAGATGATTCAACAATGGGCTGGACTCACCAATGGTATGATGGGAAGAAGCCCGGATTATATGAATACCGTTGTAATGGCACTAGCCTCATCAGCTAACTATTTAAAGGAAAAAGAAAACTGTTTTCCTGAACATCTACTATCCTTTTATGAATATGCCCGGGAACATGATATATCGATGACACATACATTTGTGAATCCGCAAGTCAACCGCGGGCAATTTTATTTTGAGGACTTGGATGCGGAGCCAATTGCCGCAAAGATCGTGGACAAAAATGATAAGGGCTTGATCGTAAAGGGAGCGCGTCTGTTGGCGACACAGGGTGGCATAACGGATGAAATCGTCGTGTTTTCAGCAGGCGGGGCTCAGGATAAAGCGAATGGATTTGCATTTGCCATTCCTAGTAATACCAAGGGTTTGAAATTCATTTGCCGGGAATCATTTGTCGTTGGTGACTCGACATTTAATTATCCATTAAGTTCGCGATATGAGGAAATGGATACGATTGTTGTCTTTGATGATGTGCTTGTTCCATGGGAGCGCGTCTTTTATTACGACAACATACAGGTTTCCAATACTTTTGCAAGGGCCAGCTCATTCCTGCCGTTTACATTGCACCAGGCCGCATCCAGGCAAGTCATCAAAACCGAATTTGTCTTGGGTGTAGCTCAGTCCATCATTAATACGATCAATATCAGTGAATACCAGCATGTGCAGGAAAAAGTTTCTGAGATTATTGTTGCATTGGAAACGATGAAAGCATTGGTCATCAAATCAGAGGCAGAAGCTGAATTGGATGAATGGGGATTAATGAGACCCGATCAAAAGACACTGCAAGTAGCCAGTAACGTATTCACAAAAGTCTATGCAAGGTTCGGCGAGATCATTCAGCAACTGGGTGCAAGCGGCCTAATGTCAATCCCAACAGAACGCGCATTCCAATCGTCTTTAAGAAGAGATTTGGATCAGTATTTGCAATCAAAATCAGACGATGCGGAATCACGTGTGAAGATTTTCCGTTTGGCATGGGAAGTAGCGATGAGTGCGTTCGGTACACGGGAAATTCAATATGAACGGTTTTTCTTTGGTGATCCAATTAGGCTTTCCAGTCAGCTGTATTTCTCGTATGACAAGGAACCGTATGTGAAACGGGTAAAGGCATTATTGGAGATGGATTGAATTTTTTATTGATTGTCCTAACTTTGTCCACATTCTTGTTCCTATTTCATTTTATTTGTTACCACAATTTGCTGCGGCTGCCACTTTTTTAAATGGATAGGATTAAAAAAGCTCCCTCAACAATAAAAGGGAGACTTTTTTATTTTCTCATTTAAGTAAATAAAATAAGGTTTGTTTTATTCGGCTGTTTGTAACGAGCTTTCGTCAAGACCAAGCGCCCGATTTGTTGAAACATGGACTTCCTGGACAAGCTCTGGATTTTCCACTAGCGACATGCCATAAGAAGGAATCATTTCTTTTAGTTTCGGTTCCCATTCTTCGAGATATTGTGGGAAGCATCTTTTGAACACATCGAGCATAATCGGAACAGCTGTGGAAGCCCCAGGGGAAGCGCCGAGTAATGCAGCGACTGATCCATCAGCGGCATTAATAAGCTCCGTACCAAATTGAAGCGTTCCTTTGCCACTGGCATCCGTATCTTTAATCACTTGCACCCGTTGTCCTGCTACTACAGTATCCCAATCTTCACTTTTGGCATCCGGAATAAATTCCTGTAACTCCTTGATACGTTGTTCTTTCGATAACATTAGCTGTCCGATCAGGTATTTCGTCAACGGAATGTTTTTTGCACCCGCTGCTAACATCGTGAAAACATTATTCGGTTTTACAGAACTTATTAAATCCATATTGGAACCGGTTTTTAAGAATTTTGGTGAAAAACCGGCAAATGGTCCAAATAGCAATGATTTTTGGTTTTCAATATATCGTGTATCCAGATGCGGCACAGACATTGGTGGAGCACCAACTGCAGCTTTGCCGTATACTTTGGCATGATGCTGCTTGATAATCTCCGGATTGTTACATACCATGAATAGTCCGCTTACCGGGAATCCGCCAATATGTTTACTTTCAGGGATACCAGTTTTTTGGAGTAAAGGCAACGCCCCTCCACCGGCACCAATAAAGACGAATTTCGCAGTATGGTATTCAAGGGTATCATCTTCATAATTTCGCACTTTCACTTCCCAAGCGCCATCTTCCGTACGTTTTATATCATCTACTGTATGATTGTAGTTGATACGGACATCCTTACTCTTCAAGTGATCCAACAATTTACGTGTAAGAGCCCCGAAGTTGACATCGGTTCCAGAGTCGATCTTCGTTGCGGCTATTGGCTGATCTACTGTCCGGTCTTTCATAATCAGCGGAATCCATTCCTTCAATTTTTCCGGATCATCGGAAAACTCCATCCCTTGGAACAATGGATTATTTGATAATGTTTCAAACCGTTTTTTCAAGAATGCTACATTATCTTCCCCATGTACTAAACTCATGTGCGGTATTGGCATAATAAAGTCATCCGGATTACTTATCTGTTTGCTGTCTACAAGATAAGACCAAAACTGCTTAGTAACCTGGAACTGTTCATTAATGTTGACTGCCTTGCTAATGTCCAGGGATCCGTCTGGCTGTTCGGGCGTGTAATTAAGCTCACACAGCGCGGAATGGCCCGTTCCCGCATTATTCCACTCGTTAGAACTTTCAACTGCTGGTTTATTAAGCTTTTCAAAAATGGTAATATTCCAGTCCGGTGCCAATTCCTTTAATAGTGATCCCAATGTCGCACTCATGATACCGGCACCAATTAAAATAACATCTGCTGAAGTATGGCTGTTACTCATGTTTACCTTCCTTACATCTTAAAATTTGCAGAAAGGATGCAAGCGCTCCTGCTCATTCATTAACAAGGCAGGTCGCGAACTTGTCACACATCTTTTCTTAATCTGTTATATCCTTCATATAGTATATCAAAGTTTTGTATCGACATAAATGTTTATGTCTTGTTAAAATACAGAATCCACGCTTTGAGATCCCAAAATCTTAATTGCAATGCCCTCGCCAACATTATCATGTCACTAATAGGCAAACACACATTTTATGGGTTATGACATATGATGCATTAATGGAAAACTGGGGGAGGTGAGGTAATGATTATCCATGTGGTCACAGCGGGTGAAACACTCTGGCAAATCGCAAACAGATATGCCGTCGATATGAATCAAATCGTGCAATTAAACGGATTACCCAATCCAAATCAATTATTGGTTGGTCAATCACTGGTTATCCCAGTACTTGGTACGCCGCATACGGTTAAAAGCGGTGAAACGTTATGGTCGATTGCCCAACAGTACGGTGTCCCGGTTCAAACTATTATCCAGGCCAATCAACTAACCAATCCAAATGTTCTTTCCCCAGGAACCAAACTATTTATCCCACCAGTGACACACGTTGTTCAGCCAAGGGAGACGTTGGCGCAAATTGCAAATCGCTATGGTACCACGGTTCAAGCAATCATGAATGAAAATCAATTAACAAACCAAAACATGATTTTTCCGGGAGTGCAACTGGCTATCCCAAGAAGAAAACCCGTGATTGAAGTAAATGCTTATACGTATCAATCAGAGGAAGATGCAGTCAACAGCCTTCATGAAGTCGGTAACTTGCTGACTTATTTTAGCCCGTTCGCTTATATGATCAGGGAAGATGGCACCTTGCAACCAATGAATGACCAGCGCATGATTCAGGCTGCCGTTGCTGAACATATCACACCGATGCTTTCGATTACCAATTTCACATCTACACAAACGGGATCCAATGTCGCACATATCATCCTGAGTAATCCGCAATTAAGTAATCAGGTCATTTCCAACGTACTAAACGTAATGGATCAAAAGGGATATAAGGTCTTAAACGTTGACTTTGAGAATGTAATGCCAGAAGATC is a window of Lentibacillus daqui DNA encoding:
- a CDS encoding purine/pyrimidine permease; protein product: MKLIFSSLQWALFILTSSVVIPVAIAADYGLDSIETIEFVQRTLFALGLAGLLQTFFGHHLPVQEGPAGLWWGVFSLYAGLGTVLFGSHMETLRVLQYAFLLSGVIFILLSVFGLVEKLARLFTPAVTGIYLILMVIQLSSSFVQGMFGLENPDDTVHTNVLMLSVLIIILSYLFMKIPKIGHYTVLFSIVFGWLLFSLFGLSEPVTKVNTLINLPKIFAFGSPRIEPNMIIMVIFITLLLLANMLATVRVVQQVLKRHHVQFEENRLKQSGIISGVNQLLGGLFSAIGAVPISGSAGFIATTKITSKLPFIIGSLIIVGISLFPPFTAFVAAIPKAVGYAAIFPIFASIIGLALQEFEAAENKRILFQVAGISLFAGIGTMFIPSDAFSTMPPTLVSILSNGLVFGALVAIVTEAILTRKAKGDKRKIHLENKEKEA
- a CDS encoding YxcD family protein, whose translation is MEKLIISEQDIINALCIYTARKKEIKPEQVEAELIYDDDTGFSAEVYWLNRQQVLVTGNIMEALQMWLEEFMGENPSAEIKLELDDQEGIIALVG
- the hpaB gene encoding 4-hydroxyphenylacetate 3-monooxygenase, oxygenase component produces the protein MPAINGHEYIDRINHLQTYVWVDGDPVTGKISEHPAFKGIMKSQAALYDLQQDESLKDIMTYLSPSTEQKVGMSYLQPKTKEDLVKRRKMIQQWAGLTNGMMGRSPDYMNTVVMALASSANYLKEKENCFPEHLLSFYEYAREHDISMTHTFVNPQVNRGQFYFEDLDAEPIAAKIVDKNDKGLIVKGARLLATQGGITDEIVVFSAGGAQDKANGFAFAIPSNTKGLKFICRESFVVGDSTFNYPLSSRYEEMDTIVVFDDVLVPWERVFYYDNIQVSNTFARASSFLPFTLHQAASRQVIKTEFVLGVAQSIINTINISEYQHVQEKVSEIIVALETMKALVIKSEAEAELDEWGLMRPDQKTLQVASNVFTKVYARFGEIIQQLGASGLMSIPTERAFQSSLRRDLDQYLQSKSDDAESRVKIFRLAWEVAMSAFGTREIQYERFFFGDPIRLSSQLYFSYDKEPYVKRVKALLEMD
- a CDS encoding malate:quinone oxidoreductase, with the translated sequence MSNSHTSADVILIGAGIMSATLGSLLKELAPDWNITIFEKLNKPAVESSNEWNNAGTGHSALCELNYTPEQPDGSLDISKAVNINEQFQVTKQFWSYLVDSKQISNPDDFIMPIPHMSLVHGEDNVAFLKKRFETLSNNPLFQGMEFSDDPEKLKEWIPLIMKDRTVDQPIAATKIDSGTDVNFGALTRKLLDHLKSKDVRINYNHTVDDIKRTEDGAWEVKVRNYEDDTLEYHTAKFVFIGAGGGALPLLQKTGIPESKHIGGFPVSGLFMVCNNPEIIKQHHAKVYGKAAVGAPPMSVPHLDTRYIENQKSLLFGPFAGFSPKFLKTGSNMDLISSVKPNNVFTMLAAGAKNIPLTKYLIGQLMLSKEQRIKELQEFIPDAKSEDWDTVVAGQRVQVIKDTDASGKGTLQFGTELINAADGSVAALLGASPGASTAVPIMLDVFKRCFPQYLEEWEPKLKEMIPSYGMSLVENPELVQEVHVSTNRALGLDESSLQTAE